In Nitrosospira briensis C-128, a genomic segment contains:
- a CDS encoding M48 family metalloprotease — translation MRIVTAFQLTLALGCLLQFSGCAVNPVTGNRNFTLMSEADEMREGRQAATEISKTYDTYDGLPALQNYVNEIGQKLARKSHRPQLDYHFTVVDSPEVNAFALPGGHIYVTRGILAYLNSEAELAAVLGHEIGHVTARHSVQQYSAATAANVAAAVGGLAAGIFMPQLGGQLAQGVQSLLGVTGSALLSGYGRNHELEADRLGAEYLARSGYDPQAMIKVISVLKNQELFDIEAAKQEGREPRRYHGIFATHPDNDTRLQEVVGEANRYARPGKLDDHRAEFLHQTEGMIFGDAASQGVVRGNTFQHKQMGFMLSFPSGWRIRNKPDEVVAVSPDGEAMVVLGPLGDQRGAPADLAQERFRPESPAEILSITSNGLPVAVVTPIAQGERPFKAAVIYHEGKAYLVAGRGDSPAAFARYRDAISSTIGSFRALTDAEKKSARALEIRTIKAANGLSYAELAKESPLGVNAESYLRLLNGQYPEGEPAAGQIIKIVK, via the coding sequence ATGAGGATCGTAACCGCGTTTCAATTGACTCTCGCGCTCGGCTGCCTGCTTCAGTTCTCTGGTTGCGCGGTAAATCCGGTTACGGGCAACCGGAATTTCACGCTCATGTCGGAGGCCGATGAGATGCGCGAGGGCCGGCAAGCCGCTACCGAGATAAGCAAGACATATGATACTTATGACGGTCTGCCGGCTTTGCAAAATTATGTTAACGAGATTGGGCAGAAGCTCGCCAGGAAAAGCCATCGCCCCCAGCTTGATTATCATTTCACGGTCGTGGATAGCCCTGAGGTAAACGCCTTTGCCCTGCCCGGCGGTCATATCTACGTCACACGGGGCATCCTGGCTTATCTTAATTCCGAAGCGGAACTTGCCGCCGTGCTAGGGCATGAGATTGGCCATGTTACGGCACGCCACAGCGTGCAGCAATATAGCGCTGCCACTGCAGCCAATGTTGCCGCCGCCGTTGGCGGCCTGGCAGCAGGCATATTCATGCCGCAACTTGGCGGACAATTGGCACAAGGCGTTCAAAGCCTTCTCGGGGTTACTGGCAGCGCTCTTCTTTCAGGCTATGGCCGCAACCATGAACTGGAGGCGGACCGTCTGGGTGCGGAGTATCTTGCGCGCAGCGGTTACGATCCGCAAGCGATGATCAAAGTCATTTCCGTGCTTAAAAATCAGGAACTGTTCGATATCGAAGCCGCGAAGCAGGAAGGACGCGAGCCGCGACGTTATCATGGTATTTTTGCCACCCACCCTGACAATGACACACGATTGCAGGAGGTGGTTGGTGAAGCGAATCGATATGCCCGGCCGGGAAAACTCGATGATCACCGCGCGGAATTCCTGCACCAGACCGAAGGCATGATTTTCGGCGATGCCGCCAGCCAGGGAGTCGTGCGAGGAAACACGTTTCAACATAAGCAAATGGGTTTCATGCTGTCTTTCCCGTCCGGCTGGCGTATCCGGAATAAACCGGATGAAGTGGTTGCGGTAAGTCCCGACGGGGAGGCCATGGTGGTGTTAGGGCCTCTGGGTGACCAACGCGGGGCGCCAGCCGATCTTGCCCAGGAACGCTTTCGCCCTGAATCCCCTGCGGAAATTCTATCGATAACCAGTAATGGCCTGCCAGTAGCTGTCGTAACGCCCATTGCGCAGGGCGAGCGACCCTTCAAGGCTGCCGTTATTTATCATGAGGGCAAGGCATACCTTGTCGCGGGACGAGGCGACTCCCCCGCGGCGTTCGCCCGCTACCGGGATGCCATCTCCAGCACCATCGGAAGTTTTCGCGCACTTACCGATGCGGAAAAAAAGTCTGCCAGGGCACTTGAGATCAGAACCATTAAAGCCGCCAATGGCTTGAGTTATGCTGAGCTGGCCAAAGAGTCTCCTCTTGGAGTTAACGCCGAAAGTTACCTGCGCTTGCTCAACGGCCAGTATCCCGAGGGAGAGCCCGCCGCTGGCCAGATCATCAAAATCGTCAAATAA
- the rpmE gene encoding 50S ribosomal protein L31 has product MKANIHPNYQEITVTCSCGNIFQTRSTMGKPLHIEVCSVCHPFYTGKQKIVDTAGRVEKFRQKYGKKLEKQPAA; this is encoded by the coding sequence ATGAAAGCAAACATTCATCCAAACTACCAGGAAATCACCGTTACCTGTAGTTGCGGTAACATATTCCAGACTCGCTCCACCATGGGCAAGCCGTTGCATATCGAAGTATGCTCGGTCTGCCATCCTTTCTATACCGGCAAGCAAAAAATTGTTGACACCGCCGGGCGAGTAGAAAAATTTCGCCAGAAATATGGAAAAAAGCTCGAAAAGCAACCAGCGGCTTAA
- the rho gene encoding transcription termination factor Rho, with the protein MHLSDLKNFHVTELVEMAIANEIDGANRLRKQDLIFALLKNQARKGESIYGEGTLEVLQDGFGFLRSPDTSYLAGPDDIYVSPSQIRRFNLHTGDSIEGEIRTPKDGERYFALVKVDKVNSEPPENSKHKILFENLTPLFPTERLLLERDIKAEENVTSRIIDLIAPIGKGQRGLLVASPKSGKTVMLQHIAHAIAANHPDVILMVLLIDERPEEVTEMIRSVRGEVVSSTFDEPAVRHVQVADMVIEKAKRLVEHKKDVVILLDSITRLARAYNTVVPASGKVLTGGVDANALQRPKRFFGAARNIEEGGSLTIIATALVDTGSRMDDVIYEEFKGTGNMEIHLDRRMAEKRTYPAINVNRSGTRKEELLIKPDVLQKIWVLRKLLYPMDDMEAMEFLLDKIKATKNNADFFDSMRRV; encoded by the coding sequence ATGCACCTATCCGACCTTAAGAACTTTCACGTCACCGAACTGGTGGAAATGGCTATCGCCAACGAAATTGACGGCGCCAACCGGCTGCGAAAACAGGACCTGATTTTCGCCTTACTGAAAAACCAGGCTCGCAAGGGGGAGAGCATTTACGGCGAAGGCACCCTGGAAGTGCTCCAGGATGGCTTCGGCTTCCTGCGATCTCCGGATACCTCATATCTGGCCGGACCCGATGATATTTATGTCTCCCCCAGCCAGATAAGACGCTTCAACCTGCATACCGGCGATTCCATAGAAGGCGAAATTCGCACGCCCAAGGATGGCGAACGCTATTTTGCCCTGGTCAAGGTTGACAAGGTCAACAGCGAACCGCCGGAAAATTCCAAGCACAAGATTCTGTTTGAAAACCTCACCCCGCTATTCCCCACCGAGCGACTACTGCTCGAACGTGACATCAAGGCCGAAGAAAACGTTACCAGTCGCATCATCGATCTCATTGCCCCCATCGGCAAAGGCCAGCGCGGTCTGCTGGTAGCGAGCCCCAAGTCGGGAAAAACGGTCATGCTTCAGCATATCGCCCATGCGATCGCGGCCAATCACCCCGACGTCATCCTGATGGTATTGCTGATAGACGAGCGTCCCGAGGAAGTAACGGAGATGATCCGCTCGGTCAGAGGTGAGGTGGTTTCCTCCACTTTCGACGAGCCTGCGGTACGTCACGTGCAAGTGGCCGACATGGTGATCGAAAAGGCCAAGCGGCTGGTCGAACACAAGAAGGATGTGGTGATACTGCTGGATTCCATCACGCGACTGGCGCGCGCTTACAATACCGTGGTTCCTGCTTCCGGCAAGGTACTGACCGGCGGCGTCGATGCCAATGCATTGCAACGCCCCAAGCGTTTCTTCGGGGCCGCACGCAACATTGAAGAAGGCGGCTCCCTTACCATCATCGCCACCGCCCTGGTGGATACGGGCTCGCGCATGGACGATGTGATCTATGAAGAATTCAAGGGTACCGGCAACATGGAAATCCATCTTGACCGGCGCATGGCGGAAAAACGCACTTACCCCGCCATCAACGTAAACCGCTCCGGCACCCGCAAGGAAGAATTGCTCATCAAACCGGATGTATTACAGAAAATCTGGGTGCTGCGCAAATTGCTCTACCCAATGGATGACATGGAAGCGATGGAATTCTTGCTCGACAAGATCAAGGCCACGAAAAATAACGCGGATTTCTTCGATTCCATGCGCCGGGTATAG
- the trxA gene encoding thioredoxin TrxA, with translation MSQHILYISDGTFEAEVLQSAVPVLVDYWAEWCGPCKMIAPILDEVAKEYGDRLKVAKLNIDENQATPPKYGIRGIPTLMLFKNGNIEATKVGALSKSQLTAFIDSHI, from the coding sequence ATGAGCCAGCATATCCTTTATATTTCCGACGGGACATTTGAAGCCGAAGTACTGCAATCCGCCGTGCCGGTGCTGGTTGACTACTGGGCTGAGTGGTGCGGACCATGCAAGATGATCGCGCCGATCCTGGATGAAGTGGCCAAGGAATATGGAGATCGGCTGAAAGTGGCAAAACTGAATATTGACGAAAATCAGGCTACCCCGCCAAAATATGGCATCCGTGGCATTCCCACGCTTATGCTTTTCAAAAACGGCAATATCGAGGCAACCAAGGTTGGCGCACTATCAAAGTCCCAGCTTACCGCTTTTATTGACAGCCATATCTAA
- a CDS encoding glutamine--tRNA ligase/YqeY domain fusion protein — MKDNPATGPAALPVSNFIRNIIEEDNRTGKWDGRVETRFPPEPNGYLHIGHAKSICLNFGLARDYNGICHLRFDDTNPEKEEQEYVDSILDSVEWLGFSWGKHLHYASDYFDKLYEFAEHLIKRGKAYVDSLTAEEIRALRGTLTEAGENSPYRERATEENLDLFRRMKAGEFADGTHVLRAKIDMTSPNINLRDPVIYRIRHIHHHRTGDKWCIYPMYDYTHCLSDALEKITHSLCTLEFEDHRPLYDWVLDQLADIVPCHPQQIEFARLNLTYTVMSKRKLIELVEGGFVDGWDDPRMNTLAGVRRRGYTPESIRLFAERIGVSKADSWIELGMLEDCLREDLNERAHRRLAILEPLKVVIDNYPENSEEDCLAPNHPQKPEWGNRIVPLSKIIYIERSDFMETPSKGYFRLSPGTEVRLRYAYIVKCVNVVKDAAGEVIEIHCTYDPDTRSGTAGADKRKVKGNIHWLSANHARQAEVRVYDRLFSHVQPDAGGQDYKAFLNPNSKKIINAYVEPALGEAEPEDRFQFERHGYFIADRESSKPGKPVFNRAVTLRDSWSKPAKA, encoded by the coding sequence TTGAAAGATAACCCTGCGACCGGGCCCGCGGCGCTGCCCGTTTCCAACTTCATCCGTAATATCATCGAAGAAGATAACAGGACGGGCAAATGGGACGGACGCGTAGAAACCCGTTTTCCGCCTGAACCGAATGGCTACCTGCACATCGGCCATGCCAAAAGCATTTGCCTCAACTTTGGCCTTGCCCGTGATTATAACGGTATATGTCATTTGCGTTTTGACGATACCAATCCTGAAAAAGAGGAGCAGGAATATGTCGATTCAATACTTGATTCGGTTGAATGGCTGGGCTTCAGCTGGGGCAAGCACCTCCATTACGCCTCCGACTATTTCGATAAGCTTTACGAGTTTGCCGAGCACCTCATCAAGCGGGGCAAGGCGTATGTAGACAGCCTTACTGCCGAGGAAATCCGCGCGCTACGCGGAACACTGACCGAGGCTGGCGAGAATAGCCCTTATCGTGAACGCGCCACTGAAGAAAATCTTGACTTGTTTCGACGGATGAAAGCGGGAGAGTTTGCAGACGGGACGCATGTTTTGCGCGCCAAAATCGACATGACGTCTCCCAACATCAACCTGCGCGACCCGGTCATATATCGTATCCGCCATATTCATCATCACCGCACCGGCGATAAATGGTGCATTTACCCGATGTACGACTACACGCATTGCCTTTCCGATGCGCTGGAGAAAATTACTCATTCGCTTTGCACGCTGGAATTCGAAGATCACCGTCCGCTCTATGATTGGGTATTGGATCAATTGGCTGATATTGTCCCCTGTCATCCCCAGCAAATCGAATTTGCGCGGCTGAATCTCACCTATACCGTCATGAGCAAGCGCAAGCTGATCGAATTGGTCGAGGGGGGTTTCGTCGATGGCTGGGATGACCCGCGCATGAATACGCTGGCTGGGGTACGGCGCCGCGGCTACACGCCCGAGTCCATTCGGCTTTTTGCCGAGCGCATCGGCGTCAGCAAGGCCGATTCGTGGATAGAGCTGGGTATGCTGGAAGACTGCCTTCGCGAAGACCTGAATGAACGCGCTCACCGGCGACTGGCTATCCTGGAGCCGCTAAAGGTCGTTATCGATAATTATCCGGAAAACAGCGAGGAGGATTGCCTGGCGCCCAACCATCCGCAAAAACCGGAGTGGGGAAACCGCATCGTGCCCCTGTCGAAAATCATCTATATCGAGCGCAGCGACTTCATGGAAACACCATCGAAGGGCTACTTCCGCCTCTCGCCCGGCACGGAAGTGCGGTTGCGTTATGCTTATATCGTAAAATGCGTGAATGTCGTGAAAGACGCCGCCGGAGAAGTCATCGAAATTCACTGCACTTATGACCCCGATACCAGGAGCGGCACCGCAGGCGCGGACAAACGCAAGGTGAAGGGCAACATACATTGGCTTTCGGCAAACCATGCGCGACAGGCCGAAGTGCGGGTTTATGATCGTCTGTTTTCCCATGTCCAGCCCGACGCGGGGGGGCAGGATTACAAGGCTTTTCTGAACCCCAATTCGAAGAAAATTATCAATGCCTATGTAGAACCGGCGCTCGGCGAAGCTGAACCGGAAGACCGTTTTCAATTCGAACGCCATGGCTACTTCATCGCCGACCGTGAGAGCTCGAAACCCGGAAAACCGGTGTTCAATCGAGCGGTTACGCTGCGGGATTCATGGAGCAAGCCCGCCAAGGCCTGA
- a CDS encoding biotin--[acetyl-CoA-carboxylase] ligase — MKPLTFSILRLLSDNEFHSGATIAQTLGVSRASVSNALRDVDEAGLTVHRVYGRGYRLLDPVQWLEQEAILKHLGSEADNIDLEVMDSIDSTNTFLLHEASRGINCGRAGIHVVAAELQTGGRGRRGRQWHSGLGGSLAFSMSWQFQQGASFLSGLSLAIGVAIIRTLESAGIEGAVLKWPNDVMYNLCKLAGILIELHGDMLGPSAAVIGVGVNLKLSDNIQARIDQGVTDVYSITGKMPDRNELLAALLIDLAAALREFERRGFAPFKEEWVSRHLCENKIVKLRFPDGSSQEGTVHGVADDGSLLLQTSAGIRSYSGGEITLCRIA, encoded by the coding sequence ATGAAGCCGCTCACTTTTTCTATTCTGCGCCTGTTGAGCGATAACGAATTCCATTCGGGCGCTACCATTGCACAAACCCTGGGTGTTTCCCGGGCCAGCGTGTCCAACGCGCTACGAGACGTGGATGAAGCCGGTCTGACAGTACACAGGGTTTACGGTCGTGGCTACCGCCTGCTCGATCCGGTGCAATGGCTGGAACAGGAGGCTATTCTGAAGCACCTCGGCAGCGAGGCGGACAATATCGACCTCGAAGTGATGGATAGCATCGACTCAACCAACACTTTTTTGCTCCATGAAGCTTCGAGAGGGATAAATTGCGGCAGGGCCGGTATTCATGTGGTTGCGGCAGAATTGCAAACCGGAGGACGTGGACGGCGCGGACGGCAATGGCATTCGGGTTTGGGCGGCAGCCTTGCTTTTTCGATGTCATGGCAATTTCAGCAGGGTGCCAGCTTCCTGTCCGGCCTGAGCCTCGCGATTGGAGTGGCGATCATACGCACGCTCGAGTCCGCGGGAATCGAGGGCGCGGTACTCAAGTGGCCCAACGACGTCATGTACAACCTGTGCAAGCTTGCAGGCATACTCATCGAATTGCACGGTGATATGCTGGGTCCCTCCGCTGCCGTCATTGGCGTGGGCGTAAACCTGAAGCTGTCGGATAATATACAGGCGCGTATAGACCAGGGGGTGACGGACGTGTATTCGATTACCGGTAAAATGCCTGATCGAAATGAATTATTGGCTGCGCTATTGATTGATCTCGCAGCCGCGTTGAGAGAGTTTGAGCGCCGAGGCTTTGCGCCATTCAAGGAAGAATGGGTGAGTCGCCATCTTTGCGAAAATAAGATTGTCAAACTTCGCTTCCCCGACGGTTCAAGCCAGGAGGGCACCGTTCATGGTGTGGCGGATGACGGATCGTTGCTGCTGCAAACTTCGGCAGGTATTCGTAGCTACAGCGGTGGCGAGATTACGCTATGCAGAATAGCCTGA
- a CDS encoding type III pantothenate kinase: protein MQNSLKPLLLAVDSGNTHIKWGLYDGSNRLKQGVVAQGKKVLLEREWEVLEEPSRIMVSHVADAQAGSDLSELFARWKTQPEWIHAVAYQCGVRNYYADPAQLGSDRWAALIGAWESERQGCLVVDAGTAMTVDALTDTGEFLGGIITPGIDLMQQILMRDIVSLKSAEGKFCDYPDSTADAICSGAMHAMAGAIERMAVTLAGTLGRVPDCILCGGSAQRLLPQLNVNAKVMDNLVLQGLLAIAQENPQAPL from the coding sequence ATGCAGAATAGCCTGAAACCGCTTTTGCTGGCAGTTGATTCCGGCAACACCCATATCAAGTGGGGACTATACGACGGGAGCAACCGGCTGAAACAAGGAGTCGTGGCACAAGGAAAAAAGGTGCTGCTGGAGCGAGAATGGGAGGTTCTGGAGGAACCCTCGCGTATCATGGTATCCCATGTTGCCGACGCGCAGGCCGGGAGCGATCTGTCCGAGCTATTTGCCCGATGGAAAACCCAACCGGAATGGATCCATGCGGTTGCTTACCAGTGCGGCGTGCGCAACTACTATGCGGACCCCGCCCAACTCGGCAGTGATCGCTGGGCGGCCCTGATTGGCGCATGGGAATCGGAACGGCAAGGATGCCTGGTCGTGGACGCCGGGACCGCAATGACTGTTGACGCTCTTACCGACACAGGTGAATTTCTTGGCGGCATTATTACTCCGGGTATTGATCTGATGCAGCAAATACTGATGAGGGATATCGTATCCTTGAAATCCGCGGAGGGGAAATTCTGCGATTACCCTGACAGCACCGCGGATGCCATATGCAGTGGCGCGATGCATGCAATGGCCGGCGCCATCGAGCGGATGGCCGTGACGCTTGCAGGTACCCTGGGTCGCGTGCCTGACTGTATTTTATGCGGAGGCTCGGCACAGCGGCTGCTGCCGCAACTTAACGTCAATGCCAAAGTAATGGATAATCTGGTATTACAAGGCCTGCTGGCAATCGCCCAGGAGAACCCGCAGGCACCGCTGTAA
- the yihA gene encoding ribosome biogenesis GTP-binding protein YihA/YsxC codes for MSVFQHATFYTTVNQLSHLPSPDGVEIAFAGRSNAGKSSAINALATRGRLAFVSKTPGRTQHLNFFQLGGDRFLVDLPGYGYAKVPIDVRRHWEHLLSTYLQTRESLCGMVLIMDVRHPLTPLDRQMLVWFASTGKPVHVLLTKSDKLTRQQAEKILKEVLAYLREAYPQCSVQLFSSKTREGVKDATALLGTWLGLEADSVREPNAVPKQKIKNPRLKGNKTGGKHTLIGIKVPAQGGKAGDN; via the coding sequence ATGTCCGTTTTTCAGCATGCAACGTTTTATACCACTGTCAATCAGTTGAGCCATTTGCCGTCACCCGACGGGGTGGAGATAGCCTTTGCCGGGCGGTCGAATGCGGGCAAGTCCAGCGCGATCAACGCGCTGGCTACTCGGGGCCGCCTTGCTTTCGTCAGCAAAACGCCTGGACGCACTCAGCATTTGAATTTTTTTCAGCTGGGGGGCGACCGTTTTCTGGTGGACCTCCCTGGATATGGCTACGCCAAAGTACCCATCGATGTACGGCGGCATTGGGAACACCTGCTCAGCACTTATCTCCAGACGCGGGAATCGCTCTGTGGAATGGTGCTTATCATGGATGTGCGGCACCCGTTGACCCCGCTTGACCGCCAGATGCTGGTCTGGTTTGCGTCAACAGGAAAACCGGTGCATGTGCTGCTCACGAAATCGGATAAGCTGACCAGACAGCAGGCAGAAAAAATACTCAAAGAGGTGCTGGCTTATTTACGTGAAGCTTATCCGCAATGCAGCGTACAGTTATTTTCCAGTAAAACCAGGGAAGGGGTGAAAGACGCCACGGCCTTGCTAGGCACGTGGCTGGGATTGGAAGCTGATTCGGTTCGGGAACCGAATGCTGTTCCGAAGCAAAAAATAAAAAACCCCCGGTTAAAGGGGAATAAAACCGGGGGCAAACATACCTTAATAGGGATTAAGGTACCCGCTCAGGGAGGAAAAGCGGGAGACAATTAA
- the hemB gene encoding porphobilinogen synthase produces the protein MPVLNQFPQKRMRRMRRDEFSRRLMRENRLHPDDLIYPVFVLDGENREETVSSMPGVVRQSLDVLLHRAEKCLRLGIPAIAIFPVIEPGLKNLTASEAFNPAGLVPRVVRELKKQFPELGVITDVALDPYTSHGQDGLIDAHGYVMNDETVTVLAQQALMHAQAGADIVAPSDMMDGRIAAIREALEGQKCTHTRILAYSAKYASAFYGPFRDAVGSAANLGAGNKYTYQMDPANSDEALWEVGLDLEEGADMVMIKPGLPYLDIVRRVKDRFGVPTFVYQVSGEYAMLKAAAQNGWLDERTCVLESLLAFKRAGADGILTYYALDAAEWLKE, from the coding sequence ATGCCAGTTTTAAACCAGTTTCCACAGAAGAGGATGCGGCGCATGCGTCGCGACGAATTTTCTCGTCGCCTGATGCGGGAGAATCGTCTGCATCCGGACGACCTGATTTATCCCGTATTTGTACTGGATGGAGAAAATCGGGAGGAGACCGTATCCTCGATGCCGGGTGTTGTGCGGCAAAGCCTGGATGTACTGCTGCATCGAGCGGAAAAATGCCTGCGGCTCGGCATACCGGCTATCGCGATATTTCCGGTTATCGAGCCCGGTCTCAAGAATCTCACCGCCTCGGAAGCCTTCAATCCTGCAGGGCTCGTGCCACGGGTAGTAAGGGAGCTGAAGAAGCAATTTCCGGAGCTGGGCGTTATTACCGATGTTGCACTCGACCCCTATACCAGCCATGGCCAGGATGGGTTGATCGATGCCCATGGCTATGTGATGAACGATGAAACCGTCACCGTGCTGGCACAACAGGCGCTGATGCACGCCCAGGCCGGGGCGGACATAGTGGCGCCGTCCGACATGATGGATGGGCGCATTGCAGCGATCCGGGAGGCGCTTGAAGGTCAGAAGTGTACTCATACCCGTATTCTTGCTTATTCCGCAAAATATGCTTCCGCTTTTTACGGCCCTTTTCGCGATGCAGTGGGCTCCGCCGCCAATCTGGGCGCGGGTAACAAGTATACATATCAGATGGATCCGGCCAATTCAGACGAGGCGCTGTGGGAGGTAGGTCTGGATCTGGAAGAAGGCGCCGATATGGTGATGATAAAGCCTGGTTTGCCTTATCTGGATATCGTGCGCCGCGTAAAGGACCGGTTTGGCGTCCCTACTTTTGTCTACCAGGTAAGCGGTGAATATGCCATGCTCAAGGCTGCTGCGCAAAACGGCTGGCTTGACGAAAGAACATGCGTTCTTGAATCGTTATTGGCTTTCAAGCGTGCCGGCGCTGACGGCATCCTGACCTACTACGCCCTCGATGCGGCGGAGTGGCTGAAGGAGTAA